The following are encoded together in the Pithys albifrons albifrons isolate INPA30051 chromosome 5, PitAlb_v1, whole genome shotgun sequence genome:
- the NOP14 gene encoding nucleolar protein 14: protein MGKAAKRKRKASVPSKGPVKSAMAVVKSNPFEVKVNRQKFDILGRKTKNDVGLPGVSRSKAIKKRTHTLLKEYKEREKTNVFKDKRFGEYNTKITPEEKMIRRFALERQQNYGKKNIYNLNEEEELTHYGQSLAEIEKLNDIVDSDSDTEERGTLSAELTAAHFGGGGGLLRKKVSSGQQDQEEEKPKSRKELIEDMIAKSKQEKQERQTRRESALELTEKLDKDWKEIQALMAHKPPKSERKDREAEKPKPDEYDMIVRELGFEMKAKPSERMKTEEELAKEEQARLQKLEADRLRRMRGIDEQADKKKPSHVSADDLADGFILDKDDRRLLSYKDGKINIENEEEEKEEEEEDEEDGKEDNENEEEEESEEESASEDQEDDAADSHSDLASDLESEEEASGNKEEKKHKTNENESQNVEELDPKREAAKSELPYTFAVPESYETFKSLLAGRTIEQQLIILERIQKCNHPSLAVGNKAKLEKLFSFLLEYIGELATLDLPELRTIDKLVLPLYNLCQMFPEAASDSIRFILRDIAHDMEEIVEAKGRAPFPGLETLIYLKIISLLFPTSDFWHPVVTPAFMYMSQLLTKCRITTLQDVIKGLFICCLFLEYVSLSKRFVPELINFLLGILHISLPKKQAQGYTVVHPFTPVGKNLELLLVCDKEDLESWQKENLPLSIVTRLKETSRTEMNHIRLSCLALCFDLIKKCAALYESLPSFHEIMHPVRILLTQHVPVNEYPEKMQECYHSALKELENKVKHYTPLIREKKKPVPLKQYTPKIVKVLEFGRKQASSKKEQERKQLIQRHKRELKGAIREIRKDNQFLARMQLSEIMERDSARKRKVKELLGSLATQEGEWKAMKRKKWKN from the exons atggggaaggcggccaagaggaagagaaaggcgTCGGTGCCCTCCAAGGGCCCCGTGAAGTCGGCGATGGCCGTGGTCAAGAGCAATCCCTTTGAGGTGAAAGTCAACAGGCAGAAGTTTGACATCTTGGGGAGGAAGACCAAGAATGATGTGGGGCTGCCTGGCGTCTCACGCTCCAAGGCCATCAAGAAG CGCACCCACACGTTGCTGAAAGAAtataaagaaagagagaagacaaATGTATTTAAAGATAAACGTTTTGGGGAATATAACACCAAAATAactccagaggaaaagatgaTCAGACGATTTGCTTTGGAAAGACAG CAAAATTATGGAAAGAAGAATATCTATAATCTTAATGAAGAGGAGGAATTGACTCACTATGGCCAATCTTTGGCAGAAATTGAAAAACTGAATGATATTGTCGATAGTGACAGTGACACAGAAGAAAGAGGAACACTGTCAG ctgaatTAACTGCTGCTCACTTTGGAGGGGGTGGAGGCCTCCTTCGTAAAAAAGTATCAAGTGGGCAGCAAGAtcaagaggaggaaaaacctAAATCTAGGAAAGAACTCATAGAAGACATGATAGCCAAATCTAAACAAGAGAAG caaGAGAGGCAAACTCGGAGAGAAAGTGCATTAGAACTCACAGAAAAACTTGACAAGGACTGGAAGGAAATCCAAGCCCTTATGGCCCACAAACCTCCAAAGTCAGAGAGAAAggacagagaagcagaaaaacccAAG cCTGATGAATATGATATGATTGTTCGAGAACTTGGATTTGAGATGAAAGCAAAGCCTTCAGAAAGGATGAAGACAGAAGAAGAATTGGCAAAAGAGGAGCAGGCACGGCTCCAGAAGCTCGAG GCAGATCGACTGCGGCGAATGCGTGGCATAGATGAACAAGCAGATAAGAAGAAACCCAGCCACGTGTCAGCTGATGATCTGGCTGATGGCTTTATCCTGGATAAAGATGACAGACGTTTATTGTCATACAAG GATGGAAAAATTAATATTGAaaatgaggaggaagaaaaagaggaggaggaagaagatgagGAAGATGGGAAAGAAGATAATGAgaatgaagaagaagaagaaagtgaGGAAGAATCTGCTAGTGAAGATCAAGAGGATGATGCTGCAGATAGCCACTCTGATCTTGCATCTGACCTTGAGAGTGAAGAAGAAGCTTCAGGGaataaagaagagaagaaacacaAGACAAAcgaaaatgaatcacagaatgtggAGGAACTAGATCCAAAAAGGGAAGCTGCTAAATCAGAGCTGCCCTATACATTTGCTG ttccTGAGTCCTACGAGACATTTAAGTCTttattggctggaagaacaATAGAACAACAGCTTATTATACTGGAGAGAATTCAGAAATGCAATCATCCAAGCCTTGCAGTGGGAAACAAAGCCAAGCTGGAA AAATTGTTTAGCTTCCTTTTGGAATATATTGGAGAGCTGGCAACTCTGGATTTACCAGAGCTCAGAACAATTGACAAACTGGTCCT GCCATTGTACAACCTTTGCCAGATGTTTCCTGAGGCAGCCAGTGACAGCATTAGGTTTATCCTTCGAGACATTGCTCACGATATGGAAGAAATAGTTGAAGCCAAAGGCCGTGCACCATTCCCAGGTTTAGAAACG cttatttatttgaaaattatatcTCTGCTGTTTCCAACTTCTGACTTCTGGCATCCAGTTGTAACACCTGCTTTTATGTACATGAGTCAGCTCCTTACTAAG TGTCGCATTACAACATTGCAAGATGTTATTAAAGGATTATTTATATGCTGTTTGTTCCTGGAATACGTCTCTCTCTCCAAAAGATTTGTACCAGAACTCATTAATTTCCTTCTTGGAATACTTCACATATCTCTACCCAAAAAACAGGCCCAGG GCTATACTGTAGTGCACCCATTTACACCAGTGGGGAAAAATTTAGAATTGCTTTTGGTGTGTGATAAGGAAGATCTGGAAAGTTGGCAGAAGGAAAATCTGCCCTTGAGTATTGTCACTAGATTAAAGGAAACCAGCAGAACAGAAATGAATCATATCAG GTTATCATGTCTAGCTCTGTGTTTTGACCTTATTAAAAAATGTGCAGCTCTCTATGAGTCTTTACCATCGTTCCATGAAATAATGCATCCTGTCAGAATTCTCCTTACACAACATGTGCCAGTGAATGAATATCCTGAAAAAATGCAG gAATGCTATCACAGTGCTCTGAAAGAGCTGGAGAACAAAGTAAAACACTATACCCCACTGATACGTGAGAAAAAGAAGCCAGTGCCATTGAAACAGTACACACCTAAAATTGTGAAAGT CTTAGAGTTTGGGAGAAAGCAGGCAAGCAGCAAGAAGgagcaagagagaaagcagcTGATTCAGAGGCATAAACGTGAACTTAAAGGAGCCATTCGTGAGATTCGGAAAGATAATCAATTTTTGGCCAGAATGCAACTTTCAGAAATCATGGAGAG agattcagccagaaaaagaaaagtgaaagagCTTCTTGGTAGCCTTGCTACACAGGAAGGTGAATGGAAagcaatgaaaaggaaaaaatggaagaattaa